The Ignicoccus hospitalis KIN4/I genome includes the window AGCCGACCATGAAGTAGACGCCTCCGCGGCGGTCTATACTCCCGACTAGGAGGGAGAGCAAAAGCATGGCGAACACGTTGTGTAAGAGCTTTCTGTGCATCTTCTTTAAGTCGAGGTCTGGGACCTTGGAGCCCACCAACCCCCAAAGCGCGGCCCACAAGGGATCGGGGGAGAGGAGAGCGCTCAGCCCCGCCCCGAAGAGCGCGTGGGCGTATCCCTTCAAAACACTCTCGCCCCCACGTTGTCCGCCGTGGTTATCCTTACCTCAACGTCGCTTATCTTACTTTCCAGTTCCTCCATAATAACCCTGGACTCGGTTACGTGCACTACAGCAAAACACGCCGGGCCCATGCTGCTCAAGCCGGCCGAGCCGGCCACCTCTCTGAAGGTTCTACACACTTCTTTCGTCTTCTCGTCCTGAAGTTCTCGCTCTATTCTCTTGAACCCGACTTTCTGGAGCTCGTTTATCCCCCTTTTGAACAATTCCAAATCCTTCTCCAATATCGAAGGTATTATCATCATCAATATTATTCTTGCAGTTAAAGCGCTCTCTTCGGGCGGGATTGGGGTGTGTTTCAAGAACTCGCTTACCTCCCGGCGCTCGTCGTAAACTCCCTTGTGTGGAATGGAAATTACGAAGGCCCACTCTTCCGGGAACTCTAGGCGCAAGTAAGGAGGGGGCGTAGTTAACGAAGCTCCAGAAGGCAAGGGCCTCCTCTTGAGCTCGGCGTCGTGGCCGAAGTCCACTATGAAGCCGCCGCCCTCGAAGGCGGCCACGCCCACCCCGCTCGTGCCGCCTCTGCCCATAAAGACTGCCAACTCCCTAGAAGTCACCGGTATGCCATTTAACTCGAACAA containing:
- a CDS encoding metal-dependent hydrolase; translated protein: MKGYAHALFGAGLSALLSPDPLWAALWGLVGSKVPDLDLKKMHRKLLHNVFAMLLLSLLVGSIDRRGGVYFMVGYASHIFLDSFTVRGVWALWPLYDRPLGIRAFRSDWRLANAAVAALGALLLIYSLYKAAAGQ
- a CDS encoding beta-ribofuranosylaminobenzene 5'-phosphate synthase family protein, translated to MRVKVSAPSRLHFALVDLSGDLGRLDGGAGVALKFPRTVVVAEENDELAYEGPRADEVVPKLKRLGLKGKVRVIETPPPHAGFGSTTSLLLSSAKALFELNGIPVTSRELAVFMGRGGTSGVGVAAFEGGGFIVDFGHDAELKRRPLPSGASLTTPPPYLRLEFPEEWAFVISIPHKGVYDERREVSEFLKHTPIPPEESALTARIILMMIIPSILEKDLELFKRGINELQKVGFKRIERELQDEKTKEVCRTFREVAGSAGLSSMGPACFAVVHVTESRVIMEELESKISDVEVRITTADNVGARVF